A stretch of Lathyrus oleraceus cultivar Zhongwan6 chromosome 6, CAAS_Psat_ZW6_1.0, whole genome shotgun sequence DNA encodes these proteins:
- the LOC127093082 gene encoding deSI-like protein At4g17486, whose product MKSGFKNGWPSIVRFRLKHKSVTPFCIFSKLKSAGNKPGNTPVYLNVYDLTTVNGYMYWAGVGIFHTGLEVYGVEYAFGAHDYPTSGVFEVEPRQCPGFKFRKSIFVGTTSLDPFQIREFMENMSAKYNGDSYHLIVKNCNHFCEDISYKLTGNSIPKWVNRLARIGSFCNCILPEALKTSTVKHDSNFQESDSEKKRLRTAFSCLSSISMPQMEVPMCSLFLHSHYKGCLPPWQLKKSKKGSLKQK is encoded by the exons ATGAAATCAGGATTCAAAAATGGATGGCCTTCGATTGTGCGGTTTCGTCTCAAACACAAATCAGTGACacccttttgcatattctctAAACTGAAATCAGCTGGAAACAAACCTGGGAATACTCCTGTTTATCTCAATGTCTATGATTTAACCACTGTTAATGGCTATATGTATTGGGCTGGTGTTGGTATTTTCCACACCGGACTTGAAG TTTATGGAGTGGAATATGCGTTTGGAGCTCATGATTATCCAACAAGTGGTGTCTTTGAGGTTGAGCCTAGGCAGTGTCCTGGATTTAAGTTTCGGAAGTCGATTTTCGTGGGAACTACTAGCTTAGATCCGTTCCAGATTCGAGAGTTCATGGAGAACATGTCTGCAAAATACAATGGTGATAGTTATCACTTGATTGTGAAAAACTGCAATCATTTCTGTGAAGATATCAGTTACAAGCTTACAGGGAATTCTATACCGAAATGGGTCAATCGTCTTGCCAGAATAG GTTCCTTTTGCAATTGCATACTCCCGGAAGCACTTAAGACTTCTACTGTTAAGCATGATTCGAACTTTCAAGAGAGTGATAGCGAAAAAAAGAGACTTCGAACGGCCTTCAGTTGCTTGTCATCCATCTCGATGCCGCAAATGGAAGTACCGATGTGTTCGTTGTTTCTGCATTCTCACTATAAAGGCTGCTTACCGCCGTGGCAGCTGAAGAAATCTAAAAAAGGCTCACTAAAGCAAAAATGA